One genomic window of Chitinophagaceae bacterium includes the following:
- a CDS encoding nodulation protein NfeD produces the protein MQRKKAEVKVSLLEGHHTIMKKKLFTIFLMLYCLLHSIPVAQSVPSTLPKKVYVFELNQEIFPAAWRLVKTAMEAAELAHCDYILIKLNTYGGELSMADSIRARLLNAKLPVIVWITQNAASAGALIAISCDSIYMKQGAAIGAASVVNQEGEIMPDKYQSYMRGMMRSTAEHQGRDPRIAEGMVTPNNYLHDIADSGKIITLTASEALKHGYCDGIAETEEAVLQAAGIGDYEVIQHKSSALDNFIAFLLNPLVNGILLLIILGGIYFEFQHPGIGLPILAAGLAAILYFAPLYIDGLAEHWEILLFIVGLALIAIEIFITPGFGLPGISGIVLVISGLTLALIRNINFDFSLTNATEIWLALLRVVIPLGLSFFLFIAFGKSILQSRMLKGFVLTDTQTSTTSFHESTATLNTMLHKQGVAITSLRPSGQIEIESERYDAMAESGLITAGTQVKVIEISGNILVVRMA, from the coding sequence GTGCAACGAAAAAAAGCTGAAGTAAAAGTATCGCTGCTTGAAGGCCATCATACTATTATGAAGAAGAAGTTATTCACGATCTTTCTGATGTTGTACTGTTTACTACACAGTATTCCGGTTGCGCAAAGTGTTCCCTCCACCTTGCCTAAAAAAGTGTACGTGTTCGAGCTCAACCAGGAAATTTTTCCTGCTGCCTGGCGCCTGGTCAAAACTGCTATGGAAGCTGCTGAACTGGCACACTGTGATTACATTCTCATTAAACTAAACACTTACGGCGGTGAACTCTCCATGGCAGATTCCATCAGAGCAAGATTGCTGAACGCTAAACTTCCGGTGATCGTATGGATCACTCAAAACGCTGCATCAGCGGGCGCGCTGATTGCTATTTCCTGCGATAGTATTTACATGAAGCAAGGAGCAGCCATTGGTGCAGCTTCTGTCGTGAATCAGGAAGGAGAAATTATGCCGGATAAATATCAATCGTATATGCGCGGCATGATGCGGTCCACAGCAGAGCACCAGGGGCGCGATCCGAGAATCGCTGAAGGGATGGTAACTCCAAATAATTATTTACATGACATCGCGGATTCCGGAAAAATCATCACCCTTACGGCCAGTGAAGCGCTGAAACATGGTTATTGCGATGGTATTGCAGAAACTGAGGAAGCGGTATTGCAAGCGGCAGGGATTGGGGACTATGAAGTTATTCAACATAAATCCAGCGCGCTGGATAATTTTATCGCTTTTCTGCTGAATCCATTGGTGAATGGAATTCTTCTGCTCATTATTCTCGGAGGCATTTATTTCGAGTTCCAGCATCCGGGTATTGGACTTCCGATTTTGGCTGCCGGCCTTGCCGCTATTCTTTATTTTGCTCCTTTATATATTGATGGACTTGCAGAACATTGGGAAATTCTGCTTTTCATAGTCGGGCTTGCATTAATTGCCATCGAAATCTTTATTACTCCCGGTTTTGGTTTGCCTGGCATATCAGGAATTGTGTTGGTTATCTCAGGCTTAACACTTGCTTTAATACGCAACATCAACTTCGATTTTTCACTCACCAATGCAACAGAAATATGGTTGGCGTTGCTAAGAGTTGTAATTCCATTGGGACTCTCCTTCTTCCTGTTTATTGCATTCGGCAAAAGTATTTTGCAAAGCCGCATGCTAAAGGGATTTGTACTCACAGACACGCAGACATCCACTACAAGTTTTCATGAATCAACTGCAACTTTGAATACGATGCTTCACAAGCAAGGTGTTGCAATAACGTCGCTGCGACCTTCAGGTCAGATAGAAATTGAATCGGAGCGATATGATGCAATGGCAGAAAGCGGATTAATAACAGCAGGAACTCAAGTGAAAGTAATAGAGATCAGCGGAAATATTTTAGTGGTTAGAATGGCGTAA
- the kdsB gene encoding 3-deoxy-manno-octulosonate cytidylyltransferase yields MKILVIVPARFASTRFPGKPLAMIGGKSMIQRVFEQVLKCTTVDEILVATDDERIETAVKLFGGKVMMTSVTHLSGTSRCAEVVQNLDSDFEIIINVQGDEPFIDPEQIDLLVKCFADPMVSIATLIKRITKHEDLTNPNIVKAVIGEQYQALYFSRSALPYFRGVEEHEWAASTNYYKHIGIYGYRTKVLQQLIQLPVNNLEEAESLEQLRWLANGYRIQTAVTESETISIDTPEDLEIANAYLKEHSK; encoded by the coding sequence TTGAAAATCCTGGTAATTGTACCTGCGCGTTTTGCTTCCACCCGTTTTCCTGGTAAGCCATTGGCCATGATCGGTGGTAAAAGCATGATTCAACGCGTATTTGAACAGGTATTAAAATGCACTACCGTGGACGAAATTCTGGTAGCTACTGATGATGAACGCATTGAAACAGCAGTGAAACTATTTGGCGGAAAGGTGATGATGACTTCAGTAACTCATTTATCGGGCACTTCACGATGTGCTGAAGTCGTACAAAATCTGGATAGTGATTTTGAAATAATTATCAATGTGCAGGGCGATGAACCTTTTATTGATCCGGAACAGATTGACCTTTTGGTAAAATGTTTTGCAGATCCAATGGTGAGCATTGCAACGCTGATAAAGCGAATTACAAAACATGAAGATTTGACGAATCCGAATATTGTGAAGGCAGTGATTGGTGAACAATACCAGGCTTTGTATTTCAGCAGAAGCGCCTTGCCTTATTTCAGAGGTGTTGAAGAACATGAATGGGCTGCATCAACAAACTATTATAAGCACATTGGCATTTACGGATACCGGACAAAAGTTTTACAACAGCTCATTCAACTACCGGTCAATAATTTAGAAGAAGCCGAATCACTTGAGCAACTGCGTTGGCTGGCCAATGGTTACCGGATTCAAACAGCAGTTACAGAGTCTGAAACAATTAGTATTGATACGCCGGAAGATTTGGAAATAGCCAATGCATATTTGAAGGAACATTCAAAATAA
- a CDS encoding HAMP domain-containing histidine kinase translates to MNIYEQKNTWKLILLITLLLIIITSLLYTNFLAGKLAREERKKMELLADVYKQLNATSGNVDLGFMFHIIESNETVPLILTDEADNVIGHKNLDSLKIERDSNYLRQQLKMMKADRPPIDIEYSKDAHSYIYYRDSYLLVQLRYFPFIQFSIILLFLAVAYLTFSTARRAEQNRVWAGMAKETAHQLGTPISALSGWVDYMKLQLDEGDETLQVLPEVEKDIERLELIAERFSKIGSIPDLVTTNLYDEVEKSTAYIRRRASGKVLINLHAPQGKNIEARISPPLFAWVIENLLKNALDAIGGSGNIDIYVIRQGKQTFLDIKDSGKGIPPGKLKTVFRPGYSTKKRGWGLGLSLAKRIIEEFHKGKIFVKESQLGKGTTFRIVLR, encoded by the coding sequence ATGAACATCTACGAACAGAAAAATACCTGGAAGCTCATCCTGCTCATCACACTCCTGCTGATCATCATCACTTCCCTCCTATATACCAACTTTCTTGCAGGAAAGCTTGCCAGGGAAGAGCGAAAAAAAATGGAATTGCTGGCGGATGTGTACAAACAACTCAATGCCACCAGTGGGAATGTGGATCTTGGATTCATGTTTCATATTATTGAAAGCAACGAAACGGTTCCACTGATTCTTACTGATGAAGCGGATAATGTGATTGGTCATAAAAATCTTGATTCATTAAAAATTGAGCGCGATAGTAATTACCTCCGCCAACAACTCAAGATGATGAAAGCGGATCGTCCTCCGATTGATATTGAGTATTCAAAAGATGCGCATTCATATATCTATTATCGTGATTCATATTTACTGGTGCAGTTGCGTTACTTTCCTTTTATTCAATTCAGCATCATTCTGTTATTTCTCGCCGTAGCATATTTAACCTTCAGCACAGCCCGGCGCGCAGAGCAGAATCGTGTCTGGGCCGGCATGGCAAAAGAAACCGCACATCAATTGGGAACACCTATTTCCGCCCTTTCCGGTTGGGTAGACTATATGAAGTTGCAATTGGATGAAGGTGATGAAACGCTGCAAGTGCTTCCGGAAGTTGAGAAAGATATTGAGCGACTCGAACTGATCGCCGAACGATTTTCCAAAATCGGATCCATACCTGATCTCGTAACCACTAACTTATATGATGAAGTAGAAAAAAGTACAGCGTACATTCGCCGCCGTGCTTCGGGAAAAGTATTAATCAACCTCCATGCACCCCAAGGGAAAAATATAGAAGCACGTATCAGTCCTCCTTTATTCGCGTGGGTGATCGAGAACCTGTTGAAAAATGCATTGGATGCAATAGGTGGTTCCGGCAACATCGATATCTATGTAATCAGGCAAGGGAAACAAACTTTCCTGGATATCAAAGACAGTGGTAAAGGCATTCCTCCCGGAAAATTAAAGACGGTATTCCGACCCGGCTACTCGACTAAAAAACGAGGCTGGGGATTAGGACTTTCGCTCGCCAAAAGAATTATTGAAGAATTTCACAAAGGAAAAATTTTTGTAAAAGAATCGCAGTTGGGTAAGGGAACTACGTTCAGGATTGTGCTGCGTTAA
- a CDS encoding pirin family protein, which produces MKTNKTVLAVLHADEIDMGELAVRQPFPTNRFPQIDPFLLLHHADVKVPEDIDPGDAGVGPHPHRGFSPVTFIFKGGVHHRDSRGNDSVIYEGGVQWMRAGMGIIHSERAPENIHEIGGRQEIIQLWVNTPAKFKMDQPVYYPLKKEEMQEVISDDQLVTLKVVSGSLAGKKGSIPTQSPVNAATIYFSKGGHITIDIPPEHNTFIYLLDGKLNLSGYGIVEGLNAVIFKNDGDQLSMEALEDTRVLLMSGEPLHEKVESYGPFVMNSQTEIMQAMRDYKMGKMGVLIE; this is translated from the coding sequence ATGAAAACAAACAAAACTGTTCTGGCAGTGCTCCATGCCGATGAAATTGACATGGGAGAATTAGCCGTGCGCCAACCCTTTCCAACTAATAGGTTTCCACAGATCGACCCGTTTCTATTGCTACACCATGCTGATGTGAAAGTGCCTGAAGACATTGATCCTGGTGATGCAGGTGTTGGGCCACATCCGCATCGTGGATTTTCACCGGTCACCTTTATTTTTAAAGGAGGTGTTCATCATCGTGATAGTCGTGGGAACGACAGCGTGATTTATGAAGGTGGAGTGCAATGGATGCGCGCAGGAATGGGTATTATCCACAGTGAACGTGCACCGGAAAATATTCATGAGATTGGTGGAAGACAGGAGATTATTCAGCTTTGGGTGAATACGCCTGCAAAATTTAAAATGGATCAACCGGTTTACTATCCGCTGAAAAAAGAAGAAATGCAGGAAGTAATCAGTGATGATCAACTGGTAACCTTAAAAGTGGTTTCAGGATCTCTGGCAGGGAAAAAAGGAAGCATTCCCACCCAATCACCGGTAAATGCAGCAACTATTTATTTCAGTAAAGGAGGCCACATTACAATTGATATTCCTCCGGAGCACAATACGTTCATCTATCTGCTTGATGGAAAGCTTAATCTATCCGGTTATGGAATAGTGGAAGGGCTTAATGCAGTTATTTTCAAAAATGATGGTGATCAGCTTTCGATGGAAGCTTTGGAAGATACACGTGTATTGCTGATGTCCGGTGAACCGTTGCATGAAAAAGTGGAATCTTATGGTCCGTTTGTAATGAATTCGCAGACAGAAATTATGCAGGCCATGCGTGATTATAAGATGGGCAAAATGGGAGTGTTGATTGAATGA
- the msrA gene encoding peptide-methionine (S)-S-oxide reductase MsrA, which yields MDSTILEKELSTTPTATATFGSGCFWCTEAIFQRLKGVEKVTSGYTGGKFENPSYREICTGTTGHAEVVQVTYHPEIVSYTDLLHIFWKTHDPTTLNQQGADIGTQYRSVIFYHTEEQRQLAEEYKRKLHESGAYKKPVVTEISPLKKFYKAEDYHQDYFNANGNAPYCQFVIAPKIDKLESVFKDKLKYNS from the coding sequence ATGGATTCAACAATCTTAGAAAAGGAATTATCGACCACACCAACAGCAACTGCCACCTTTGGCTCCGGTTGTTTCTGGTGCACAGAAGCTATTTTTCAACGCTTAAAGGGAGTAGAAAAAGTAACCTCCGGCTATACCGGCGGTAAGTTTGAAAATCCTTCCTATCGGGAAATCTGCACCGGCACAACCGGTCACGCCGAAGTGGTGCAGGTAACGTATCATCCGGAAATTGTGAGTTACACAGATCTGTTGCATATTTTCTGGAAAACACATGACCCGACTACTTTGAATCAACAAGGTGCAGATATAGGAACGCAGTACCGTTCCGTCATTTTTTACCATACCGAAGAACAGCGACAACTGGCCGAAGAATATAAAAGGAAGCTGCATGAATCCGGTGCGTATAAAAAGCCGGTTGTTACAGAGATCTCACCACTGAAAAAATTCTATAAGGCAGAGGATTATCACCAGGATTATTTTAATGCCAATGGTAATGCACCCTATTGCCAGTTTGTGATTGCACCTAAGATTGATAAATTGGAAAGTGTTTTTAAAGACAAATTAAAATACAATTCATGA